The Triticum aestivum cultivar Chinese Spring chromosome 3A, IWGSC CS RefSeq v2.1, whole genome shotgun sequence genome includes a region encoding these proteins:
- the LOC123060760 gene encoding 3-methyl-2-oxobutanoate hydroxymethyltransferase 1, mitochondrial, with translation MATGHAFRRLARRMLSNVPESTVYGGPRPQEAAAARRVTVTTLRGKHRRGEPITVVTAYDYPSAVHVDSAGIDVCLVGDSAAMVVHGHDTTLPISLDVMLEHCRAVARGASRPLLVGDLSFGCYESSSTQAVDSAVRVLKEGGMDAIKLEGGAPSRISAAKAIVEAGIAVMGHVGLTPQAISVLGGFRPQGKTVDSAIKVVETAIALQEAGCFSVVLECVPAPVAAAATSALKIPTIGIGAGPFCSGQVLVYHDLLGMMQHPHHAKVTPKFCKQFGNVGSVINKALSDYKQEVETRSFPGPSHTPYKITATDVDGFANALQKMGLGEAADAAAAAAENSENDGKPSENS, from the exons ATGGCGACGGGGCACGCCTTCCGGCGCCTGGCGCGGCGGATGCTGAGCAACGTGCCGGAGTCGACCGTCTACGGGGGCCCGCGgccgcaggaggcggcggcggcgcggcgcgtgaCGGTGACGACCCTCCGCGGGAAGCACCGCCGGGGGGAGCCCATCACCGTCGTCACCGCCTACGACTACCCGTCCGCCGTCCACGTCGACTCCGCGGGGATCGACGTCTGCCTCGTCGGCGACTCCGCCGCCATGGTCGTCCACGGCCACGACACCACCCTCCCCATCTCCCTCGACGTCATGCTCGAGCACTGCCGCGCCGTGGCGCGAGGCGCCTCGCGCCCGCTCCTCGTAGGCGACCTCTCCTTCGGTTGCTACGAGTCCTCTTCCACGCAG GCTGTTGACTCTGCGGTGAGGGTGTTAAAAGAAGGTGGAATGGATGCAATCAAATTGGAAGGAGGAGCTCCATCTAGGATCAGTGCAGCTAAGGCTATTGTGGAGGCTGGAATTGCTGTCATGGGTCATGTTGGGCTTACGCCGCAGGCTATTAGTGTACTTGGTGGGTTTCGACCACAGGGGAAGACAGTTGATAGTGCTATAAAG GTTGTAGAGACAGCAATCGCATTGCAAGAGGCTGGTTGCTTCTCGGTTGTGTTGGAGTGTGTGCCAGCTCCGGTGGCAGCAGCTGCAACATCAGCATTGAAAATCCCAACCATTGGCATCGGTGCTGGGCCATTCTGCAGTGGGCAG GTCTTGGTGTACCATGACTTGTTAGGGATGATGCAGCATCCACACCATGCCAAG GTGACACCAAAATTCTGCAAGCAATTCGGCAACGTCGGCAGTGTCATTAACAAGGCGCTATCAGACTACAAGCAAGAGGTGGAGACACGGTCTTTCCCTGGCCCCAGTCACACGCCCTATAAAATCACCGCCACAGATGTCGATGGCTTTGCGAATGCGCTGCAGAAGATGGGTTTGGGTGAGGCTGCGGACGCTGCGGCTGCCGCTGCTGAGAACTCGGAAAATGATGGAAAGCCAAGCGAAAACAGTTGA